The sequence AAAAATGATGCGCACGGCCAGGATATCATAGATCTCCTCGAAGCTCACGTGCTTGTTCTGCATCTTGTTCCATATAGAGTAAGGCGTTTTTACACGCTCCTTAATCTCGTATTTGATACCCATGCTATTGAGGGCGTCCTCGATGGGTGAAGTGAACTGTGAGAACAACTCGTCGCGGTCCTCACGGGTCAGTTTCAGTTTCGATTCTATCTTGGTATACTCGTCAGGATGCTCAAACTTAAAGCTCAGGTTCTCCAGTTCGCTCTTAATCTTGTTCAATCCCAGACGATTAGCCAAAGGCGCATAGATGTAAAGGGTCTCGCCGGCAATCTTGTACTGTTTGTTGGCAGGCTGACTCTCCAAGGTGCGCATATTGTGCAAACGGTCGCAGATCTTGATGATAATCACACGGATATCATCGCTCATGGTGAGAAGAAGTTTCTTGAAGTTCTCGGCCTGTGCCGAAGCCTGCTCGCCAAAGATACCACCGCTGATCTTGGTCAGACCATCCACAATCTGTGCTATCTTGGCACCAAAGATATTCTCGATGTCCTCTACGGTATAGTCGGTATCTTCTACCACATCGTGCAACAGGGCTGCACAGATACTGGTTGAGCCTAAGCCCACCTCGCTGCAGGCAATCTGCGCAACGGCGATGGGGTGCATGATATATGGCTCGCCCGACAGGCGGCGAACGCCCTTGTGGGCCTGACGTGCAAAGTTGAAGGCCTTTGTGATGAGGTCGACTTTCTTACGATGACGCGACGAGATATAATCGTTCAACAGTTGCTGAAACGCCTCATTGATCATCTGATCATCTTTTTCTTCTTGGGTTAATTGTTTTTCTTCTGCCATACCTCTTTTACTTCATTTATAAACGTCAAATCTGCTTTATCTTACTCGGAGCTTCTTACCAGCTCGGATATTATTGCCACGGAGACCGTTGAGTCTTTTCAGTTTTGCAACGGTAGTGCCATTACGACGGGCTATCTCGCCCAGTGTCTGACCAGAGCGGACGGTGACGCTGGAACCGCCACGGCGTGAATTGCGACTGGCGCGACTACTGCGACTGCGTCGGCTGCTCTTCTTGCTACGATAGGTGGGCTGATCGTCGTTAACCTCGGCTACGGCACGCTTGGTGAGCAACTCGTCGGCACGATAGCTGTAGATGCTATCCTGCAGGTCGATAAAGCGGATGGCATCTGCCATAGGTAGGCGGATGGCATGCTTCTTGTTGGCGCCAGGCACAATGTCGCGGCGATATTCGGGGTTTAACGAACGTATCATCTCAATATCCAGATCGAGCACGGCGGCCACCTGCTGCAGGTGCACATCGCGATCCACCACCACGGTATCAGTCTGCAGAGGCAGACGGGTGTTCATGGGGCAGATGTTATGCTCGCAATAATAATTCATGGCGTAGTTGGCTGCGATGAAAGCTGGCACATAACCACGTGTTTCAGCAGGCAGATAGGGATATAGCTGCCAGTAGTCCTTCTCGCCACCGGCACGGTGGATGGCCTTGTTGATGTTGCCAGGACCACAGTTGTAAGCGGCAATCACCAGGTTCCAGTCGCCAAACACACGATACAGGTCGCGCAGGTAGCGGGCGGCAGCATACGATGCTTTCACAGGATCGCGGCGCTCGTCAACCAGTGAGTTTACTTCCAGGCCGTACTGCTTACCAGTTGTAAGCATAAACTGCCACAAGCCAGTGGCACCTACACGTGATACGGCCTTGGGGTTCAGTGCACTCTCGATAACGGGCAGGTACTTCAGTTCCAAGGGTACCTGATATGCTTCGAGGGCCTCTTCGAAGATGGGGATGTAGAAATTGGCTGCACCCAACATCAGACTGACCGAGTGGCGCAGACGACCCATGTAACGGTCGATGAAGCGCTGTACGATATCGTTGTAGGCCATCTCCATGACAGTAGGCATACGGCGAAGTCGTTCAATATACTCCTCTGGTGTGTAGGTGGGGTTCTCATCCTTCATCTCACAATCGCCCTTGCTCAGGTAAGTCTTGGTCATGTAGAGCTCGAGCAGACTGTCGAGGTTGAATGTCATGGCCTCGGGAAACTCGATGAGTTCCTCGTTGCCCTGTTTGTCTCTTACCGAAATCTCATCCTCGATGGGTACGAACAGGCTGTCAACCTCCTCTTCGTCGTCCTCGGGGTCGTCTAAAATATTCTGTGCCGACAGCGGTACGCTGCAAAACAGCAGTGCCGCGAAACTTAAAATCTTTATATAATTCTTTACTGTCATATTCCATTAAAATTTGATGTTACATTGCACCCCAACGGCTCCGGTATTGAGCGGGTTGCGTGAGGTGTGGGTGTCGAGAATGGTGGGCTCGATGCTCAGACTCAGATCTTTACTGATATCGAACACCGACAGCTCAGCATCCACGTAAGCGTCGATGACTGAAAGGGCATAGACGCCTACCAGTACAAAGAAACTCATATCGCGCCAACGACGGTAGCGGTCCTTACGCTGCTTGAAGAGTTTCTTGTATCGCTCTTCCTGTCCGTTGATGGTGGCGCCGTTGTGCAGGAACTGGTTGTAACTCTGCGTGCCAGGGTCGTTGTCCATAATGTCGATATAGGCCTGCGAGTAGTCCTTGTACATGGTGTTATTCCAGTTCATTGCGTACAAACAACCGATGAAACCGCCGTAAACCAATGGCAGTTTCCAGTATTTTCGGTTATAAATCTGTCCGCCGCCAGGTATTACCAGAGCCAGCCATAGCGCACGTTTGGGATCGGGGTGCCAGGTGCTCATGTCCTTGAGGGGTTTGGTGGGGATGCGGGCCGAATCAACCAGCACCGACACCTCGTTATTGATGGCTTGCGACAACGAGTCGTGCTCCAATACCACCTCCTCCTGGGCTCGGACCGTTCCGAAACCTGTGGCCAGCAGCATGCCTGTTATCAACAGCTTACATCTATTCTTCATGTTCTTGTTTTACTTCTTCTTCAGTTTGTCGAAGACATTCATGATATACTCCAGCTCATCCTCATTGGCAAAGGAAATGCTGATACGCCCCTTCGACTGGGCAGAGCAGGTCATCTGTACTTTTGTTTTGAACAGGTCCGACAAGCGGTCTCTCAGAATGCTGTACTCCAATGGCAGCTGGTTAGGAGCCACGGTCTTACGGGCATTCTGCAGGGTGTCGCCGTTCTTCACCATCTGTACCATCTCCTCAACCTTACGTACCGAGTAGCCGTTGCGGTGTACGTCCTTAAACAGTTTGAGCTGTGCCGATGGACTTTCGAGCGAGAGCAGTGCACGGGCATGTCCCATGTCGATGTCGCGGTTCTTCAGTGCCATCTGTATCTGTGCAGGCAACTTCAGCAGTCGCATATAGTTGGTGATCGAGGTGCGGCTCTTACCCAGACGCTCCGACATGCGCTCCTGTGTCATACCTGTAGATTCCGACAATCGCTGGTAGGCCAGTGCAATCTCGATGGCATTCAAATCCTCGCGCTGAATATTCTCAACCAGTGCCATCTCCATGGTCAGCTTATCGTCGGTGGTCTTGATGTAAGCAGGTATAGCTTTAAGCCCTGCCAACTGCGATGCACGCCAACGGCGCTCACCGGCAATAATCTGATAGTGTCCTGAAGGCATCTCACGAACAGTGATAGGGGTGATGATGCCAATCTCACGGATACTGGCTGCCAGCTCGTTCAGTGCATTCTCATCGAACTCATGTCGTGGCTGGTCGGGGTTAGGTTCTATCAGCTCGATGGCAATCTCATTCAGGTTTGATGTACCTTGGGTGTTGATGTCGTTCGTGTTGATAAGTGCATCCAGCCCCATGCCTCTGCCGGTGCCGATATTGTCGAGTCCGCGACCCAGTACGTTGTGGTCGTATTTCTTTCTTACTGCCATAGTTATTTTTTGTTCTTAAAGATGATTTCCTGAGCCAGTGCCAGGTGGTTCTTTGCACCTGTCGAGTCGGCATCATAGAGGATTACGGGCAAACCATGACTTGGTGCCTCGCTTAATTTTACGTTACGCTGAATAACGGTTTTGAACACCAGCTCCTGGAAGTGGCGCTTCACCTCGTCGTAAATTTGGTTGGCCAGGCGCAGACGACTATCGTACATCGTCAGCAAAAAGCCTTCTATCTCGAGCGTTGGGTTCAATTTATTCTTGATGATCTTGATGGTGTTCAGCAGTTTGCTGATACCCTCCAGTGCAAAGTACTCGCACTGTACGGGGATAATCACCGAGTTGGCTGCAGTGAGCGAGTTAACGGTGATCAGGCCCAGTGATGGTGAACAGTCGATGAGGATAAAGTCGTATTCGTTACGAATAGGCTCAAGCATTTTCTTGATCACTTTCTCACGATCGTTCAGGTTCAGCATCTCAATCTCGGCACCAACCAGGTCGATATGGCTGGGTATGATATCCAGTCCGTCGATATCGGTGGTATAGATGGCGTCGCGCACATCGGCCTTGTTGATAATGCATTCGTATAGCGAGCATTCTACATCCTTGATGTCTACACCCAAGCCACTCGATGCGTTGGCCTGAGGGTCAGCGTCAACAACCAGCACTGTTTTTTCCAGTGTGGCCAGCGATGCTGCCAGGTTGATGGTAGTGGTGGTTTTGCCTACACCGCCTTTTTGGTTTGCTAAAGCAATAATCTTTCCCATTTGATTTTGACTTAATCTTGATAAAAATAAGAAATTTGGCCACAAAGTTACTAAAAAATTAAGAATTAATCGTTATGAATTAAGAGATTTTTGTAACTTTGCAGCCAAATTATTAATATTTTATGGAAATTAAACGACCTTTATTGCTCATTTCGAACGATGACGGCTATCAGGCAAAAGGTATTAATTGCTTGATAGATATGCTGAAGGATATAGCTGATATCATTGTTTGTGCACCCGATGATGCCCGCAGCGGCTACTCGTGTGCCTTCTCGGCTGGTATCCCTTTGCGCCTGAATCTGCATCGGAAAGAGCAGGGGGTAGAGGTGTGGAGTTGTAATGGTACCCCCGTTGATTGTGTAAAGATGGCGCTGGCCAATATCTGCAAGCGTCAACCCGATATGGTGATTGGCGGTATTAATCATGGCGATAATGCTTCGGTAAATACGCACTACAGTGGTACGATGGGTGTTACCATCGAGGGCTGTCTCAAGTACATCCCCTCGGTAGCCTTCTCGCTTTGCGATCAGCATGCCGATGCCGACTTCGAGCCTCTCCGTCCTTATGTGCGTGAGATTACCCAGAGGGTGCTCAACGAAGGATTGCCCAAAGGCGTGTGCTTGAATGTTAACTTTCCATTGGTTCCGGTTTATCAGGGGGTTAAGGTTTGTCGCATGGCCTTTGGTACTTGGTATAACGAAACCGAGAAGCACCACCATTCGCGTGGCTACGACTATTGGTGGATGATTGGTCATTATCGTAATGATGAGCCCGAAGCTGAGGATACCGATAATTGGGCACTGCATCATGGCTATATTGCCATTACACCTACCCAGATTGATGTCACCGCCTATCAGGCCATGGATCAGATTAGTAGTTGGTTTAATGTTTAATCTTTAATGTTTAACGTTAAATGAAGTACTATCTGATAGTTGGCGAGGCCTCGGGTGATTTGCATGCATCGCATTTGATGCGGGCGTTGAAAGATATTGACGCTGAGGCTGAGTTTCGTTTCTTTGGTGGCGGCCTGATGACGGCCGTTGGTGGTACCCGAGTTCGCCATTATAAGGAACTGGCTTATATGGGCTTTATTCCTGTGCTGATGCATTTGCGAACTATACTTCGCAATATGAAGATGTGTAAGCAGGATGTGGTGGATTGGCAGCCCGACTGTTTGATATTGGTAGATTATCCGGGCTTTAATCTCAAGATAGCCGAGTTTGTAAAAAGTCATACAAATATACCTGTATATTATTATATCTCACCTAAAATCTGGGCTTGGAAAGAGTATCGTATTAAGAATATCAAACGCGATGTCGACCAGCTCTTCTCTATCCTGCCTTTCGAGGTGGATTTCTTCGAGAAGAAGCATCATTACCCCATCCATTATGTAGGTAATCCCACGGCCGACGAGGTGAGAGCATTCCTGCAGTCATCGCCGGTGGCAAACAAAGAACCGATTATAGCCCTGTTGGCAGGATCGCGTAAACAGGAGATTAAAGACAACCTGCCTGCTATGCTCCAGGCTGTAAAACCTTACGAAAACAATTACCAAATTGTGGTAGCGGGAGCGCCTGGCATTGAGCCTTCGTATTATCAGCAGTTTATGCAAGGCTCGCAGGCCGATATCGTGTTCGGTCAGACCTATGCCTTGCTCGCAAAGTCCCATGCAGCCTTGGTTACCAGCGGTACGGCTACGTTGGAGACCTGTTTGTTTGGTGTGCCACAGGTGGTATGCTATAAAATACCCCTGCCTGCTGTTTTAGGGTTCTTACGTCGCCATTTCTTAAAGGTAAAATATGTTTCGCTTGTAAACCTTGTTGCAGGTCGTGAAGTTGTAAAGGAGCTGCTCGAAGATTTCTCGGTAGCCAACATCCGTAGTGAACTCCAGAAGATTCTTTCCGGTCCCGATCGTGATCGTATGCTCCAGGGCTATCAGGAGGTAAAACAGGCATTAGGCGATGAAAAAGCTCCCGAAAATGCGGCGCGGCTCATCTTGGATACGTTAAGCATGAAACATTAAACATTAAACATTAAAGATTAAAGATTAAACATTATACATTATATATTAATTATGAAAAAGTTTTTTTCTATTGCGTTGCTGGCTGTAGCAGCTATGAGCGCTAGTGCACAGAATGTGCAGTTGCATTATGATTTTGGTCGTAATTTCTACTCTGATGAAGAGGCTGGTCGTCAGAAGGTTACATTAACCCTCGAGCAGTTCAAGGCCGACCAGTGGGGTTCTTGGTTCTACTTTGTGGATATCGACTTCAGTCGTAAGTTCACCGAGGGAGCTTATGGTGAAATCTCTCGTGAGTTTAATATTGGTAAGAAAGGTTTTGCTGCCCACGTAGAGTATGATGGTGGTCTGAACCGTTTCGGTTCGTTCCAGCAGGCCGCATTGGTTGGTGCTGCGTGGAATGGTCATAATGCTGACTTCTCAAAGACCTATTCTGTACAGTTGATGTATAAGCGCTTCTTTAAGAGCTACGACAATACCAGCGCCTATAATTCGGTACAGCTCACTGGTGTATGGGGCCTGAACTTCGCTAACAAGAAGGGTACCTTCTCTGGTTTCATTGATTTCTGGCGTGGCGAAAAGGCCGACGGTCACGGTCAGCTGGTTCTCTTGACCGAGCCGCAGCTCTGGTACAATGCCACCGAGCATTTCAGTGTAGGTACCGAGGTTGAGGTTAGCAACAACTTCATTTATAACACCTATAACGATAAAAAGTTCTTCATTAACCCAACTTTGGCTGTTAAGTGGAACTTCTAATTTTTAATTTTATCTACCACTCTACCACTAATCGCTCGAAATACCTTTGTTTATGCAGGATTGCGAGGTGGTAGTAGAAAGATGGTAGATGGTAGATACAGTTTCTATTTTATATTTGTTTTCCCCGACAGAAAATGTTACTTTCTGCCGGGGAAAACTCTGTTTTCTGCATTAGAAAATGGAATTTTCTGCTGCGAAAAACAAATATCTTCTTTCTTGTTATGTAAAAATTTTGGCTAAAAATTTGGAAGTTTAGAATAATTTACCTATATTTGCCAACAAGAAGTACTACTATTAACCTAAGACAAGTTAGCCTATGACGAAGAATATGTTATACGTAATGGCGGCCGTGATGGCTGGTTTCGTGAGTTTAAGTATGTCCGCATGTAGTGTGGATTATGATGGCAACAACGAAAACGATGCAGATTTGATTGGAACGTGGGATGCCATCAGTCAGCAGTACTATGCTGATAACGAGGGTTACGGTAAGCCTGGTCCCGCAGGTGGCTATTGGGTAATCACAGCCCGCACCATCACCGAGTATCAGCAGGTGAATGCTGCAGCCATTACCACTGCTGGCTACACTTTTGACGGCAGACGGTTGACAATCGACGGGCGTACCGCTTGCGAGGTGGTTACGTTAACCCAACGGCAGATGCTGCTACGTAAACAGGTGCAACAAGGGAAGTATCAGGAAATAACTTTTAAAAGGCGATAAAAAATATGGGAGCTAACGGATGACCGGTTAGCTCCCTATTTCTTAATTATCTACGTTTGCGTTAGATGGGCAGTGAGAACACGAAGCGTGAACCGCCGCGGTAATCGGTGTCGAGACGAATATCGCCACCCAAACGGCGGGCGATGCTACGTGCTACGGTGAGACCGATACCGTTACCCTCGAAGAAATCGTTGAGCTTTACGTATGGCTCGAAAATCTTCTCAGCGTAGTCGGAAAGAACGCCTGTGCCAGTATCTTCAACACAGAACTCGAGGTTTGAGCCTGCGACGTTGATAAGCAACAGGATCTCGCCCTGGGCGGTGAACTTCATCGCATTATCGAGCAGTGCTACCAATGCGCGCACGGCATGCTTGCTGTTGGTGAACACCATGGTGGCCTGGGCTTCCTCTACCATCTGGCACTTGAATTCGGCCTTCTGGTAGCTCTGGATGCCTGACTCCTGGATGGCCATAGCGGCGATATCCTGAGCCATCACGTTATCCTCGCATCGCAAGGGCTGCTCCATCTCGATGTCGATAACATTGAGAATCTGATTGGCTGTGAGAGCGATGTTACCAGCATTAGGATGGGTGTAGTCTAACTTCTGCTTGATGGCCTCGGCATACTGCTCAATCATGTTCTTCTTCTTGAGCATGGTTTCCTCAAGCTTCTGCTTGGCAGCCATAACCTCGTTCGACTGCTTCTCGATGGCCTCTTTTACCTTCAGCACTTTCTGCTTCTCCTCTTCCATCTTGTCGAAAGCCATCAGGGCCTCTTCGTACCCCTGACCAACGTTGTCGAAGTTCTGCTCGAGCGAACGGTAGTCCTTGAGCAACTTCTCCATCTCGTTGACGCGCTTCTGGTAGTCCTCGAGCAACTGCTTGCCTTCGGCCTCCTGCTCACGACTGTGCTTAATCTTCATCTGCAGAATAATGCAGACGATGAGGAGTATAATAACAAGTGAGACAACCAACCAGATCATATGCTATGCTTTTTTCTGTTCTACCTTCATGAATTTGGTGAATCCGGTCATAGCCAGAATCTTGTAAATTTCGGGCGACACGTTGGTGATTTTGAACTGACCCTTGAGCTGAGTAACAATGCGCATAGTCTTCTGGATGATACGCAGACCTGAGCTGGCCATGTAGGTGAGTTCTGTGCAGTCCATTTCGAGGTCAACACCTCCCTCCTTAAGGGCGGGCTGGATGTCCTGCTCGAACTGGTTGGCGTTCATAGTGTCGATTCGTGAACCGGTCTTAATAATGGTTTTTCCACCTTCTTTGATAATCTGTGTCATAATTATGTGTTATCTAATTGTTTTGTAATTAATCCTCTAAATCCTTTTTCATGGTGAGCAGGTTCTTGCCCTCCAGGCGCTGATAGGTAACCTCGTTCATGATGTTCTTGACAATGTAGATGCCAAGACCACCCAGTTCGCGATCAGCTGGATCGGTAGCAGTGTCGATGTCCTCCTTCATGGTGGGGTCAAACTCGCGGCCCTTGTCGCTAAGCACAAATGTGAGCGTGTGGCCAATGCACTCGGCTGTCAATTCGATGTCGGCAGTTTTTCCTTCGGGATAAGCATAGAAGATAACGTTAGATACCATCTCTTCCATTACCAGGTTCAGGTTCATCAGCAGCTCCATGTCAAGCTGAAGTTCCTCTCCGATCTCTTCGATGAAGGCGTTTACTTTCTCTAACTCGCCTACCTGATTCTTAATCTTAATTTCTTTCTTCATATAAAAATGCTAAAATTGGATGTTATAATTCGAATTATTGCTGCAAAAGTAAGTAAAAAATCTGAATCGAACAAACTTTTAAGAAAAATTTATTTAATAATAAGGTGTTTTTTCTTGAAACACTTATAATGAGAGTCCGTTGTCGATAACGATTCGTCGCATATTTTTGAGCAGATCGCTGGCGAAGATAAAGTCGGTTAATCGGGGATTTTCGGCACCCATAACCTGACTGCTTACACCTTGCCATTCCTTATTTCCTTCGTAAATAAAAATGATATTTTCGCCGATGCCCATGACCGAGTTCATGTCGTGGGTGTTTATGATGGTGGTCATGTTGTATTCCTGAGTGATGGAGTGTAACAGCTCATCGATAACAAGCGATGTTTTGGGGTCGAGACCAGAGTTTGGCTCGTCGCAAAACAGATATTTGGGATTGAGGGCGATGGCACGGGCGATGGCAACACGTTTTTGCATACCTCCGGATATCTCGCCAGGGAATTTTTCGTCGGCACCAGTCAGGTTTACACGGTCCAAGCAGTCCTGTGCACGGCGGATACGTTCACGTAAGGTCATTGACGAGAACATGTCGAGCGGGAACATCACGTTCTCGAGAACCGTCATGGAGTCGAAGAGGGCAGCGCTTTGGAATATCATACCCATCTCGCGACGCATCATTACCTTTTCGTGTTTGCTCATGCTTACAAAATTACGACCGTCGTACAGAATCTCGCCGCGGGTCGGTTCGAGAAGTCCGACAAGATTTTTCATCAGTACCGTCTTGCCGGAACCGCTCTGTCCGATAATGAGGTTGGTCTTACCGTCTTCGAATACGGTATTGATGTCTTTCAGGACTTCTCTGTCCTCAAAACTCTTATATAAATGCTTTACTTCGATCATGACAGTAACTGGGTTAAGAAAACATCCGAAAACAGAATGAGTACACTCGAGGTTACTACAGCATCGGTTGATGCCTTACCTACGTTTACACTACCACCCTCGACCGTGTAGCCGCAGAAGGCTGGCACGCTGGAGATGATGAATGCAAAAAACTGACTTTTGATGATACTCATCCATACGAACCATGGGATGAATGCGTGCTGCAGTCCAGCCGTCAGGTCGTCGGGTGCGATGATATGTCCTATATAAGCCGTGCCGTAAGCACCAATGATACCTGTGGCCGAAGAGAAGATGACCAGGAATGGCATGATGGTGAGCAGACCGATGATTTTGGGCAGAATCAGATAGCAGGCCGAATTGATGCCCATAATCTCGAGAGCGTCGATCTGCTGGGTAACACGCATGGTGCCCAGCTCTGAGGCGATGTTGGAACCTACTTTTCCTGCCAGGATTAAGCACATGATGGAACTTGAGAACTCCAGCAGCAGAATCTCGCGGGTGGTATAGCCGGCAACCCAGCGTGGCATCCAAGGGCTCTGAATATTCAGCTTCATCTGAATACAGATGACGGCGCCGATGAAAAATGAGATGATGAGTACGATGCCGATAGAATTGATGCCCAACTGGGTCATCTCGGTAATGTACTGTTTCAGGAACATTCTCATACGCTCGGGGCGTGAGAAAACACGGCCCATCAGCATCAAATATCGACCAAAGGTGGTCAGCCATTTATGTAATAACATTGCAAACAAACTAATTTATTCGGGTGCAAAGGTACGAAAAATAAGACACGAATTACGCGAATTAACACGAATTATTTCTATTTGAGATTATTTTTCGCGAAATTCGTGTAATTCGTGCCAAAAAATAACTAACTTTGCAGCCGATTATGGAAGAAGAGCGTATAGTACTACGAACAGAAGGCCTCGTGAAACGCTACGGTAAGCGCACGGTGGTTAACGATGTGAGCTTCGACGTGAAGCAGGGTGAGATTGTGGGACTGCTGGGACCTAATGGTGCCGGTAAGACAACCTCGTTCTATATGACCACGGGACTGATTGTTCCCAATGGCGGCCATATTTATCTGGGTGAGGAGGATGTTACCAAATTCCCTGTTTACAAGCGTGCCCGTGCTGGTATCGGCTATCTGGCTCAGGAGGCCAGCGTGTTCCGTAAGATGACTGTAGAGGATAATATCCTCTCGGTGCTGGAAATGACTGGCAAGCCTCGCGACTATCAGCTGAATAAACTGGAGGAGCTTATTAGGGAGTTCCGACTGGAAAAGGTGCGCAAGAACTTAGGCGACCGACTGTCGGGAGGTGAGCGCCGACGTACAGAGATTGCCCGTTGCTTGGCTATCGAACCAAAGTTTATCATGCTCGACGAGCCTTTTGCTGGTGTTGACCCTATCGCTGTAGAGGATATCCAGCAGATTGTGTATAAACTGAAATATCTGAACATCGGTATTCTGATTACCGACCATAATGTGG is a genomic window of Xylanibacter ruminicola 23 containing:
- a CDS encoding ATP-binding protein, coding for MKIKHSREQEAEGKQLLEDYQKRVNEMEKLLKDYRSLEQNFDNVGQGYEEALMAFDKMEEEKQKVLKVKEAIEKQSNEVMAAKQKLEETMLKKKNMIEQYAEAIKQKLDYTHPNAGNIALTANQILNVIDIEMEQPLRCEDNVMAQDIAAMAIQESGIQSYQKAEFKCQMVEEAQATMVFTNSKHAVRALVALLDNAMKFTAQGEILLLINVAGSNLEFCVEDTGTGVLSDYAEKIFEPYVKLNDFFEGNGIGLTVARSIARRLGGDIRLDTDYRGGSRFVFSLPI
- a CDS encoding ParA family protein, whose translation is MGKIIALANQKGGVGKTTTTINLAASLATLEKTVLVVDADPQANASSGLGVDIKDVECSLYECIINKADVRDAIYTTDIDGLDIIPSHIDLVGAEIEMLNLNDREKVIKKMLEPIRNEYDFILIDCSPSLGLITVNSLTAANSVIIPVQCEYFALEGISKLLNTIKIIKNKLNPTLEIEGFLLTMYDSRLRLANQIYDEVKRHFQELVFKTVIQRNVKLSEAPSHGLPVILYDADSTGAKNHLALAQEIIFKNKK
- a CDS encoding ABC transporter ATP-binding protein produces the protein MIEVKHLYKSFEDREVLKDINTVFEDGKTNLIIGQSGSGKTVLMKNLVGLLEPTRGEILYDGRNFVSMSKHEKVMMRREMGMIFQSAALFDSMTVLENVMFPLDMFSSMTLRERIRRAQDCLDRVNLTGADEKFPGEISGGMQKRVAIARAIALNPKYLFCDEPNSGLDPKTSLVIDELLHSITQEYNMTTIINTHDMNSVMGIGENIIFIYEGNKEWQGVSSQVMGAENPRLTDFIFASDLLKNMRRIVIDNGLSL
- a CDS encoding lytic transglycosylase domain-containing protein, whose amino-acid sequence is MTVKNYIKILSFAALLFCSVPLSAQNILDDPEDDEEEVDSLFVPIEDEISVRDKQGNEELIEFPEAMTFNLDSLLELYMTKTYLSKGDCEMKDENPTYTPEEYIERLRRMPTVMEMAYNDIVQRFIDRYMGRLRHSVSLMLGAANFYIPIFEEALEAYQVPLELKYLPVIESALNPKAVSRVGATGLWQFMLTTGKQYGLEVNSLVDERRDPVKASYAAARYLRDLYRVFGDWNLVIAAYNCGPGNINKAIHRAGGEKDYWQLYPYLPAETRGYVPAFIAANYAMNYYCEHNICPMNTRLPLQTDTVVVDRDVHLQQVAAVLDLDIEMIRSLNPEYRRDIVPGANKKHAIRLPMADAIRFIDLQDSIYSYRADELLTKRAVAEVNDDQPTYRSKKSSRRSRSSRASRNSRRGGSSVTVRSGQTLGEIARRNGTTVAKLKRLNGLRGNNIRAGKKLRVR
- a CDS encoding ATP-binding protein, producing the protein MKKEIKIKNQVGELEKVNAFIEEIGEELQLDMELLMNLNLVMEEMVSNVIFYAYPEGKTADIELTAECIGHTLTFVLSDKGREFDPTMKEDIDTATDPADRELGGLGIYIVKNIMNEVTYQRLEGKNLLTMKKDLED
- a CDS encoding ParB/RepB/Spo0J family partition protein; this encodes MAVRKKYDHNVLGRGLDNIGTGRGMGLDALINTNDINTQGTSNLNEIAIELIEPNPDQPRHEFDENALNELAASIREIGIITPITVREMPSGHYQIIAGERRWRASQLAGLKAIPAYIKTTDDKLTMEMALVENIQREDLNAIEIALAYQRLSESTGMTQERMSERLGKSRTSITNYMRLLKLPAQIQMALKNRDIDMGHARALLSLESPSAQLKLFKDVHRNGYSVRKVEEMVQMVKNGDTLQNARKTVAPNQLPLEYSILRDRLSDLFKTKVQMTCSAQSKGRISISFANEDELEYIMNVFDKLKKK
- a CDS encoding STAS domain-containing protein — translated: MTQIIKEGGKTIIKTGSRIDTMNANQFEQDIQPALKEGGVDLEMDCTELTYMASSGLRIIQKTMRIVTQLKGQFKITNVSPEIYKILAMTGFTKFMKVEQKKA
- the surE gene encoding 5'/3'-nucleotidase SurE: MEIKRPLLLISNDDGYQAKGINCLIDMLKDIADIIVCAPDDARSGYSCAFSAGIPLRLNLHRKEQGVEVWSCNGTPVDCVKMALANICKRQPDMVIGGINHGDNASVNTHYSGTMGVTIEGCLKYIPSVAFSLCDQHADADFEPLRPYVREITQRVLNEGLPKGVCLNVNFPLVPVYQGVKVCRMAFGTWYNETEKHHHSRGYDYWWMIGHYRNDEPEAEDTDNWALHHGYIAITPTQIDVTAYQAMDQISSWFNV
- a CDS encoding DUF5683 domain-containing protein — protein: MKNRCKLLITGMLLATGFGTVRAQEEVVLEHDSLSQAINNEVSVLVDSARIPTKPLKDMSTWHPDPKRALWLALVIPGGGQIYNRKYWKLPLVYGGFIGCLYAMNWNNTMYKDYSQAYIDIMDNDPGTQSYNQFLHNGATINGQEERYKKLFKQRKDRYRRWRDMSFFVLVGVYALSVIDAYVDAELSVFDISKDLSLSIEPTILDTHTSRNPLNTGAVGVQCNIKF
- a CDS encoding DUF5020 family protein, with translation MKKFFSIALLAVAAMSASAQNVQLHYDFGRNFYSDEEAGRQKVTLTLEQFKADQWGSWFYFVDIDFSRKFTEGAYGEISREFNIGKKGFAAHVEYDGGLNRFGSFQQAALVGAAWNGHNADFSKTYSVQLMYKRFFKSYDNTSAYNSVQLTGVWGLNFANKKGTFSGFIDFWRGEKADGHGQLVLLTEPQLWYNATEHFSVGTEVEVSNNFIYNTYNDKKFFINPTLAVKWNF
- the lpxB gene encoding lipid-A-disaccharide synthase, with product MKYYLIVGEASGDLHASHLMRALKDIDAEAEFRFFGGGLMTAVGGTRVRHYKELAYMGFIPVLMHLRTILRNMKMCKQDVVDWQPDCLILVDYPGFNLKIAEFVKSHTNIPVYYYISPKIWAWKEYRIKNIKRDVDQLFSILPFEVDFFEKKHHYPIHYVGNPTADEVRAFLQSSPVANKEPIIALLAGSRKQEIKDNLPAMLQAVKPYENNYQIVVAGAPGIEPSYYQQFMQGSQADIVFGQTYALLAKSHAALVTSGTATLETCLFGVPQVVCYKIPLPAVLGFLRRHFLKVKYVSLVNLVAGREVVKELLEDFSVANIRSELQKILSGPDRDRMLQGYQEVKQALGDEKAPENAARLILDTLSMKH